Proteins found in one Massilia sp. H6 genomic segment:
- the coaBC gene encoding bifunctional phosphopantothenoylcysteine decarboxylase/phosphopantothenate--cysteine ligase CoaBC, with protein sequence MDLRGKKIVLGLSGGVACYKAAELCRALVKQGASVQVVMSEAATHFIGAVTMQALSGQPVFTDQWDPRISNNMAHIDLSRHADAILVAPCSADFMRKLAHGACDDLLSTLCVARPRHVPLLVAPAMNVEMWDNPATRRNVAQLLDDGICLFGPAAGSQACGETGLGRMLEPEELLEELIASFQHKVLAGRRVLITAGPTFEPIDPVRGITNLSSGKMGYAVARAAREAGAEVTLVSGPTALPTPHGVRRIDVLTAQQMHDAVMAGVEGQHVFIGVAAVADWRVRNASDHKLKKAEGSAPPQLEFVQNADILASVAATTSLSGWPYCVGFAAESENLVKFGAAKREKKGIPLLVGNIGPQTFGQDENTIILFDDSGHTLLERADKLTLARQLVSEIAKRLEQHSLLT encoded by the coding sequence ATGGACCTCAGGGGCAAGAAAATCGTTCTCGGCTTGAGCGGCGGCGTCGCCTGCTACAAGGCGGCGGAACTGTGCCGCGCCCTGGTCAAGCAGGGCGCCAGCGTGCAGGTGGTAATGAGCGAAGCGGCCACTCACTTCATTGGCGCGGTGACCATGCAGGCGCTATCTGGCCAGCCGGTCTTCACCGACCAATGGGACCCGAGGATCAGCAACAACATGGCCCATATCGACCTGAGCCGGCACGCCGATGCGATCCTGGTGGCGCCCTGCTCGGCCGACTTCATGCGCAAGCTGGCGCATGGTGCCTGCGACGACCTGCTGTCGACCCTGTGCGTAGCGCGCCCGCGCCACGTGCCGCTGCTGGTGGCGCCGGCCATGAATGTCGAGATGTGGGACAACCCGGCAACCCGGCGCAATGTCGCCCAACTGCTTGACGACGGCATTTGCCTGTTCGGCCCCGCGGCCGGATCGCAAGCCTGCGGCGAAACCGGCCTGGGCCGCATGCTCGAGCCCGAGGAGCTGCTTGAAGAACTGATCGCCTCGTTCCAGCACAAGGTGCTGGCCGGACGCCGCGTGCTGATCACGGCCGGGCCGACCTTCGAGCCCATCGACCCGGTGCGCGGCATCACCAACCTGTCGTCGGGCAAGATGGGCTATGCGGTGGCGCGCGCCGCGCGCGAAGCCGGCGCCGAAGTCACGCTGGTGTCCGGCCCGACCGCGCTGCCGACGCCGCATGGCGTGCGCCGCATCGATGTGCTGACCGCCCAGCAGATGCACGATGCCGTCATGGCCGGCGTCGAAGGGCAGCATGTGTTCATCGGCGTGGCGGCGGTGGCCGACTGGCGCGTGCGCAATGCCAGCGACCACAAGCTCAAGAAGGCCGAGGGCAGCGCCCCGCCGCAGCTGGAATTCGTGCAAAACGCCGACATCCTGGCCTCGGTTGCCGCCACCACCTCGCTCTCGGGCTGGCCTTACTGCGTCGGCTTTGCCGCCGAATCCGAGAACCTGGTGAAATTCGGCGCTGCCAAGCGCGAGAAAAAAGGCATTCCCCTGCTGGTGGGCAATATTGGCCCGCAAACCTTCGGGCAGGATGAAAACACCATCATCCTGTTCGACGACAGCGGCCATACCCTGCTCGAGCGCGCCGACAAGCTCACGCTGGCACGCCAGCTGGTCTCCGAAATCGCCAAGCGTCTCGAGCAGCACTCGTTACTCACTTAA